One region of Cellvibrio zantedeschiae genomic DNA includes:
- a CDS encoding ABC transporter ATP-binding protein — protein sequence MQNAIELEQVSKRYSSFYLEHLSLQMPAGQIMGLVGVNGAGKSTILRMLMGLIQPDTGSVNVLGYRLPEQQVLAKENIGFASEDMRLYKSENLRWHMQFIQSIFPSWDYKYAEHLLKIFDLNAEQKLKGFSHGQRVKACLLLILARKPKLLILDEPTTGLDPVARYEVLSELAEVLRDEDRSVLFSSHNTQDVEQLSDSITFLHKGKLLASQDKESYLESWRRIVCSGDINGRKIELPGLAMQKSNGSLHELKVKSFNEFSLGKLQAQGLEVSQVEPMSLEQIFVASVKEVA from the coding sequence ATGCAAAATGCGATTGAACTTGAGCAGGTATCCAAGCGTTATTCCAGTTTTTATCTGGAGCATCTCAGCTTGCAAATGCCCGCTGGCCAAATTATGGGTTTGGTGGGAGTGAATGGTGCGGGTAAATCCACCATCTTGCGTATGCTGATGGGTTTAATCCAACCCGATACCGGCAGCGTGAATGTGTTGGGTTATCGTTTGCCCGAGCAACAGGTTCTGGCCAAAGAAAATATCGGTTTTGCCTCTGAAGATATGCGTCTCTACAAAAGCGAAAACTTGCGTTGGCACATGCAATTTATTCAATCCATTTTCCCCTCCTGGGATTACAAGTACGCAGAACACTTATTAAAAATATTTGATTTGAATGCCGAGCAAAAACTCAAAGGTTTTTCACACGGCCAGCGCGTGAAAGCCTGCTTATTATTAATTTTGGCGAGAAAGCCCAAGCTGCTGATTTTGGATGAGCCCACTACAGGTTTAGACCCGGTTGCACGTTACGAAGTCTTGAGCGAGCTCGCTGAAGTGTTACGTGATGAAGATCGCAGCGTTTTATTTTCATCGCACAACACCCAGGACGTAGAACAACTTTCTGATTCCATTACCTTTTTGCACAAAGGGAAATTATTGGCCTCGCAAGATAAAGAAAGCTATTTGGAATCCTGGCGACGCATTGTGTGTTCCGGTGATATTAACGGCAGAAAAATTGAATTGCCGGGCTTGGCTATGCAGAAAAGTAACGGTTCGCTACATGAATTAAAAGTGAAATCTTTTAATGAGTTTTCACTTGGAAAATTGCAGGCCCAAGGCTTGGAAGTATCGCAAGTTGAACCTATGTCGCTGGAACAAATTTTTGTGGCCAGTGTGAAGGAGGTGGCTTAA
- a CDS encoding GntR family transcriptional regulator — protein MTDELFLSQNDSRPMYLQIMAQIKQKVRVGDWPAGHPLPSIRELSAATKVSVITVKRAYTELEAEGVIVTQPGRGSFVADGDGLHSNLARLELNKHLNGLIESADAAGLNEGELIALVQAAIAARKQP, from the coding sequence GTGACCGACGAGTTGTTTCTCTCGCAAAACGATAGCCGCCCCATGTACTTGCAAATCATGGCGCAAATTAAACAAAAGGTTCGTGTGGGCGATTGGCCTGCAGGTCACCCCCTGCCTTCCATTCGCGAATTGAGCGCAGCGACCAAAGTCAGTGTGATTACGGTTAAGCGCGCTTACACCGAACTGGAAGCTGAAGGTGTGATTGTGACGCAACCGGGGCGCGGTTCTTTTGTAGCCGATGGCGATGGCCTGCATAGCAATCTCGCTCGCCTTGAGCTGAACAAACATTTAAATGGATTGATTGAGAGCGCTGACGCGGCGGGGTTGAATGAGGGCGAGTTGATCGCGCTGGTTCAAGCAGCAATTGCCGCGCGCAAGCAGCCCTAA
- the serA gene encoding phosphoglycerate dehydrogenase, which produces MSKTSLDKSKIKFLLLEGVHQSAVQVLNDQGYTNIEYLKTALDEDALIEKIQDAHFVGLRSRTQLTRRVFENAPRLIAAGCFCIGTNQVDLKAAQEHGVAVFNAPYSNTRSVAELVIAEAILLLRNVPQKNAICHRGGWDKSAVGSYEIRGKTLGLIGYGSIGSQTSVLAESLGMNVQFYDTITKLPLGNANQIRELDELLATSDIVSLHVPETAATQDMIGAREIGLMKKGAILINASRGTVVDIDALAAAIKAGNLSGAAIDVFPEEPKANDDEFVSALRGLDNVILTPHIGGSTMEAQANIGIEVAEKLIKYSDNGTTISSVNFPEVALPGHPDAHRLLHVHANVPGILSKINNIFSDRHINIASQYLQTNDKVGYVVVDINSPYDEVALEQLKSIEGTIRCRVLF; this is translated from the coding sequence ATGAGCAAAACGTCCTTAGACAAAAGCAAGATCAAGTTTTTATTACTGGAAGGTGTGCACCAATCTGCCGTGCAAGTCCTGAATGATCAGGGTTACACCAATATCGAATACCTGAAAACCGCTTTGGATGAAGACGCGCTCATCGAGAAAATCCAGGATGCGCATTTCGTTGGCCTGCGTTCACGCACCCAATTGACTCGCCGTGTATTTGAAAACGCCCCGCGCCTAATCGCCGCTGGTTGCTTCTGCATTGGTACTAACCAAGTGGATTTGAAAGCCGCACAAGAACACGGTGTTGCGGTATTCAACGCACCTTATTCGAATACTCGTTCAGTAGCCGAGTTGGTAATTGCTGAAGCAATTTTGTTGTTGCGCAATGTTCCGCAAAAGAACGCCATTTGCCATCGCGGCGGTTGGGATAAATCAGCTGTAGGCTCTTACGAAATTCGCGGCAAAACTTTAGGTTTGATTGGCTACGGTTCTATTGGCAGCCAAACTTCTGTGCTCGCAGAATCTTTGGGTATGAACGTTCAGTTCTACGACACCATCACCAAATTGCCCTTAGGCAACGCCAACCAAATTCGCGAGTTGGATGAGTTGTTGGCAACATCTGACATTGTCAGCCTGCACGTACCAGAAACTGCAGCGACTCAAGATATGATTGGCGCACGCGAAATTGGTTTGATGAAAAAAGGCGCAATCCTGATCAACGCCTCGCGCGGTACAGTGGTAGATATTGATGCGCTCGCCGCTGCAATTAAAGCAGGCAATTTGTCTGGCGCTGCGATTGACGTTTTCCCGGAAGAACCCAAAGCAAACGACGACGAATTCGTATCGGCATTGCGCGGTTTGGACAACGTGATTTTGACTCCGCACATCGGCGGTTCGACCATGGAAGCACAAGCTAACATCGGTATTGAAGTGGCAGAAAAGCTAATCAAGTATTCCGACAACGGCACCACCATCAGCTCGGTTAACTTTCCCGAAGTTGCCTTGCCCGGCCACCCGGACGCACATCGTTTGCTGCACGTACACGCCAACGTTCCCGGTATTTTGTCCAAGATCAACAACATCTTCTCTGATCGCCACATCAACATTGCATCGCAATACCTGCAAACTAACGACAAGGTTGGCTATGTGGTGGTAGATATCAATTCACCTTACGATGAAGTTGCACTGGAACAATTGAAGAGCATTGAAGGCACCATCCGTTGCCGCGTGTTGTTCTAA
- a CDS encoding DUF1800 domain-containing protein, whose amino-acid sequence MAQASLSSTDLEIARVQSLGYEGWIDDEMKKPFGSKNVAILMQKGLADVANKNSLTGADSMMWRRLINSSDVLRQRVALALSEIVVVSLGIEGIRFRQFAMAYYWDTLELNAFGNYRDLLEQISKSPAMGTWLTFKGNRKASGNSLPDENYAREIMQLFTIGVYELNIDGTVKLFNGKPKETYTQDDVSQLARVFTGWDLDTSTGTNDTPDAVYRPMVQIAKYHETGTKTFLGTTIPANTSGEASLQTALNTLMAHSNIAPFISRQLIQRLVTSNPSISYVARVAGIFNDNGKGVRGDLAAVIKAVLLDTEARSASRLSNVTFGKLREPVLRFVHWARNFGYTDPADNWNIGDTSDPASRLGQSPLRSSSVFNFFRPGYIPPSSFIGQRTAPEFQITTETSVAGYINFMQNVISNGIASIKADYSKLVPLATDSNKLLAELNTSLAANQLSATTITNFKTALDSIAATTTTGQNNRIYAAILLVMSCPEYLTQK is encoded by the coding sequence TTGGCGCAAGCGAGTTTATCCAGCACTGATCTTGAAATTGCACGCGTGCAGTCTTTGGGTTACGAAGGCTGGATTGACGATGAAATGAAAAAACCTTTCGGCAGTAAAAACGTAGCGATCTTGATGCAAAAAGGTTTGGCGGATGTTGCCAACAAAAATAGTCTAACCGGCGCCGATAGCATGATGTGGCGGCGATTAATCAACAGCAGCGATGTATTGCGCCAGCGTGTTGCTTTAGCACTCTCTGAAATTGTTGTGGTTAGCCTGGGTATTGAAGGCATTCGTTTTCGTCAATTTGCCATGGCCTACTATTGGGACACGCTTGAGTTAAATGCCTTTGGAAATTATCGCGATCTACTCGAACAAATTTCCAAATCACCCGCCATGGGTACCTGGCTCACCTTCAAAGGTAACCGTAAAGCATCAGGCAATAGTTTGCCCGATGAAAATTACGCGCGCGAAATTATGCAGCTGTTCACCATTGGTGTTTACGAATTAAATATCGACGGCACAGTTAAACTTTTCAACGGAAAACCCAAAGAAACTTACACGCAAGATGATGTGAGCCAACTCGCTCGCGTGTTTACCGGTTGGGATTTGGACACCAGCACAGGCACCAACGATACGCCCGATGCGGTTTATCGCCCCATGGTACAAATCGCCAAATATCATGAGACTGGAACAAAAACTTTTTTAGGCACAACAATTCCCGCTAACACAAGTGGCGAAGCCAGTTTGCAAACTGCGCTCAATACTTTAATGGCCCATTCAAACATTGCACCTTTTATCAGCCGGCAATTAATTCAGCGTTTGGTGACGAGCAATCCGAGCATTAGTTATGTCGCACGCGTCGCAGGAATTTTTAACGATAACGGCAAAGGCGTAAGAGGTGATTTGGCTGCCGTTATTAAAGCCGTGTTGTTAGATACCGAAGCACGTTCTGCCAGCCGTTTAAGCAACGTGACTTTTGGAAAATTGCGCGAACCTGTTTTGCGTTTTGTGCACTGGGCGCGCAATTTTGGCTACACAGATCCCGCTGACAATTGGAATATTGGCGATACCTCTGATCCTGCATCGCGCCTCGGGCAAAGTCCATTGCGTTCATCATCTGTGTTCAATTTTTTTCGGCCCGGCTACATTCCGCCCAGCTCGTTTATCGGCCAGCGCACCGCGCCGGAATTTCAAATCACTACCGAAACCTCGGTGGCGGGTTACATCAATTTTATGCAGAACGTTATTAGCAACGGCATTGCCAGCATCAAAGCCGATTACAGCAAACTTGTGCCGCTCGCGACAGATTCAAATAAATTACTCGCAGAATTAAATACCAGTTTGGCTGCAAATCAGCTCTCTGCCACAACCATCACTAATTTCAAAACGGCGCTCGACAGCATTGCGGCCACTACTACAACGGGACAAAACAATCGTATTTACGCAGCGATTTTGCTGGTTATGTCTTGCCCCGAATATCTCACACAAAAATAA
- a CDS encoding DUF1501 domain-containing protein produces MSSELSRREFLKRASALSMTGIAAPFALNLAAIGEAAAATATDYKAMVCVFLYGGNDYANTLVPYDTASYNLYSGLRPAIATARDSLTATVLNPALSLANSRQYALAPELKDLVPIFNAGQMGVLLNVGTLIQPTTKTEYNAKSVPLPPKLFSHNDQQSVWQSSSPEGSTKGWGGRMGDLFAASNGNATFTCVSAAGNAVYLAGNTAIPYQVSTSGSIAINGIKSTLFGSTACANALRASITANSNHIYEAELATITKRSIDADVQLKAALASVSEFTTVYPSGNSLASQLKMVAKMIAGRNALSAKRQVFFVSLGGFDTHDNILTDHPVLMTKVGTALNAFHSTMVELGISDKVTAFTASDFGRTLTTDGDGSDHGWGSMHFVLGGAVNGKNYYGTPPAIANNGPDDVGQGRLLPGISVDQLGATLATWFGVSNSELTTVLPNISNYSLKNLGFMM; encoded by the coding sequence ATGAGTTCAGAATTATCGCGCCGCGAATTTTTGAAGCGTGCCAGCGCACTCTCAATGACGGGAATCGCCGCACCTTTTGCATTAAACCTCGCCGCTATTGGTGAAGCCGCTGCTGCAACGGCGACAGATTACAAAGCTATGGTGTGCGTGTTTTTGTACGGTGGAAATGATTACGCCAATACACTGGTACCTTATGATACGGCGAGCTACAACCTCTACAGCGGTTTGCGCCCTGCCATTGCAACTGCGCGCGATAGCCTCACCGCAACTGTATTGAATCCCGCATTGTCTTTAGCGAATTCACGCCAATATGCACTCGCTCCGGAATTGAAAGATTTGGTACCGATTTTTAACGCGGGGCAAATGGGCGTGTTATTAAATGTTGGAACCTTGATTCAACCAACAACAAAAACCGAATACAACGCTAAAAGCGTTCCCTTGCCGCCAAAATTATTTTCACATAACGATCAACAATCGGTGTGGCAATCTTCATCGCCCGAAGGTTCAACCAAAGGCTGGGGCGGCCGCATGGGTGATTTATTTGCCGCGAGTAACGGCAACGCAACATTTACTTGCGTGAGCGCGGCGGGCAATGCGGTTTATCTCGCAGGTAACACGGCAATTCCCTATCAAGTTTCCACGAGCGGTTCTATTGCAATCAATGGAATTAAATCCACACTCTTCGGTTCGACAGCGTGCGCAAATGCTTTACGGGCATCCATCACTGCAAACAGTAATCATATTTACGAAGCAGAACTCGCCACCATAACCAAACGTTCGATTGATGCCGACGTACAATTAAAAGCGGCGCTAGCAAGTGTCAGTGAATTCACAACGGTTTACCCGAGCGGAAACAGTTTGGCCTCGCAATTAAAAATGGTGGCGAAAATGATTGCAGGGCGAAATGCACTCAGTGCAAAGCGTCAGGTATTTTTTGTATCGCTCGGAGGTTTTGATACACACGATAATATTCTCACCGATCACCCGGTGCTCATGACTAAAGTTGGTACCGCATTAAATGCATTTCATTCAACCATGGTTGAGTTGGGAATTTCTGACAAAGTTACTGCATTTACTGCATCCGATTTTGGCCGCACGCTCACTACTGATGGCGATGGTTCCGATCACGGTTGGGGTAGCATGCACTTTGTATTGGGCGGTGCAGTGAATGGAAAAAATTATTACGGCACACCACCTGCTATCGCTAACAATGGCCCGGATGATGTTGGGCAAGGAAGATTATTACCGGGAATTTCTGTTGATCAATTAGGCGCAACACTGGCGACATGGTTTGGGGTGAGCAATTCAGAATTGACAACTGTGTTGCCGAATATTTCTAATTACAGCCTAAAGAATTTGGGCTTTATGATGTAG
- a CDS encoding DUF3237 domain-containing protein, with product MMKKIILCLMIAATANFTFAADKKPADTKDLTAKKEQIFTTKHIWDAKVLIGEGVELGKTKYGTRRMIPITGGTFKGADIEGTVLPTGADFQVTRADGDTEFNARYMLKTNDGVLIQVINRALYSPPSDKKGAPYMRSVLELEAPSDSRYAYLNHAIFLGTLDVPPLKEGEKPYVVIGVHQLL from the coding sequence ATGATGAAAAAAATAATCTTGTGTTTGATGATAGCCGCTACCGCAAATTTCACTTTTGCCGCCGATAAAAAACCAGCGGATACGAAAGACCTAACCGCAAAAAAAGAACAGATATTTACCACCAAACATATTTGGGATGCAAAAGTGTTAATTGGTGAGGGTGTCGAGTTAGGTAAAACAAAATATGGCACGCGCAGAATGATCCCTATCACTGGCGGTACCTTTAAAGGTGCAGATATTGAAGGCACTGTATTGCCAACGGGTGCCGATTTCCAAGTGACACGCGCCGATGGCGATACCGAATTTAACGCGCGCTATATGTTAAAAACCAATGATGGGGTTTTGATTCAGGTTATTAACCGCGCTCTCTACTCGCCGCCATCAGATAAAAAAGGCGCACCCTATATGCGTTCTGTATTGGAGCTGGAAGCTCCAAGCGATAGCCGCTACGCCTATCTTAACCACGCGATATTTTTAGGTACTTTGGACGTTCCGCCATTAAAAGAGGGTGAAAAACCTTACGTAGTTATTGGTGTACATCAGTTGTTGTAA
- a CDS encoding tannase/feruloyl esterase family alpha/beta hydrolase, which yields MRYFSFLHAPASSKLIFTGLLLVLSYSGANAAVETSACGDLLQHKFPAAMKLELQTTKLNEADAFCQINGVVNARTGIDGKHYAIGFEMRLPLSWNGRFVYQMNGGNDGAVVPAEGDMFEGRSARSRGFAVLSTNAGHDGSAAENQQYGLAAGNRFGLDPQAREDYGYQATATMAPIAHAIIKTFYTKEAEYSYLSGCSNGGRHGMVAASRYGDQFDGILVGAPGFNLPKAAVQHAWDVQSTQQVDPKLHNAFSRADMQLIVNKITDACDGLDGAKDGLVNNIRQCQKTFDINSLRCSGEKNASCLSDVQTKSFARLMSGPHNSKGKQLYNHWWYDTGIADEGWRFWKFESPIPPWNNNPLIATMGAGSLAYVFTTPATQVEGSPDKLLQFLSEFDFDRDAPKIFATQGEFKKSAMEFMTPPDVNNPYLKTFYKNKGKLIIYQGQSDPVFSTVDLVDWYEKLNKNYRGKAQDFARLFVVPGMNHCNGGPSTDQFDGLGALVNWVEKGQAPDTIAAKVNPANKSLPANWSKTRSRNLCPWPSIATYKSGDIESAASFACVTE from the coding sequence GTGCGATATTTTTCTTTTCTTCATGCTCCAGCCTCATCCAAATTGATTTTCACCGGGCTGCTATTAGTGCTCTCATATTCCGGTGCAAATGCGGCTGTGGAGACTTCAGCTTGCGGTGATTTGCTGCAGCACAAATTTCCCGCTGCCATGAAGCTCGAACTTCAAACCACCAAATTGAATGAAGCCGATGCGTTTTGCCAGATCAATGGCGTGGTTAACGCGCGGACTGGTATTGATGGCAAACATTACGCTATCGGATTTGAAATGCGTTTGCCTTTGTCATGGAATGGACGCTTTGTTTACCAAATGAATGGTGGCAATGATGGTGCTGTGGTTCCTGCGGAAGGTGACATGTTTGAGGGACGATCTGCGCGTTCGCGAGGTTTTGCTGTTCTGAGCACTAATGCCGGTCACGATGGCAGCGCGGCAGAGAATCAACAATACGGTTTGGCGGCAGGTAATCGTTTTGGTTTGGATCCGCAGGCGCGCGAGGATTATGGTTACCAGGCAACTGCAACCATGGCCCCTATAGCCCACGCGATTATCAAAACTTTTTACACCAAAGAAGCTGAATATTCTTATTTATCTGGGTGTTCCAACGGCGGTCGCCACGGCATGGTTGCGGCGAGTCGTTACGGTGATCAGTTCGACGGAATTTTAGTGGGCGCTCCCGGTTTTAATTTACCCAAAGCCGCAGTGCAGCACGCATGGGACGTACAAAGCACGCAACAAGTTGATCCAAAATTACATAACGCGTTTAGCCGCGCTGATATGCAATTAATCGTTAATAAAATTACCGATGCTTGCGATGGGCTTGATGGCGCCAAAGACGGGTTGGTCAACAATATTCGTCAGTGCCAAAAAACCTTCGATATAAATAGTTTGCGTTGTTCGGGCGAAAAAAATGCGAGCTGTTTAAGCGATGTGCAAACCAAATCCTTCGCGCGCCTAATGAGTGGCCCACATAACAGCAAAGGTAAGCAACTTTATAATCACTGGTGGTACGACACAGGTATTGCCGATGAAGGTTGGCGCTTCTGGAAATTTGAAAGCCCTATACCGCCTTGGAACAACAATCCTTTAATTGCCACCATGGGTGCGGGTTCGCTTGCCTATGTATTTACGACACCAGCAACCCAAGTGGAAGGTTCACCAGATAAGTTGTTGCAATTTTTAAGCGAATTTGATTTTGATCGCGATGCACCCAAAATTTTTGCAACGCAAGGCGAATTCAAAAAATCTGCCATGGAGTTTATGACTCCACCGGATGTAAACAATCCCTATTTAAAAACCTTTTATAAAAACAAAGGCAAACTGATTATTTACCAAGGCCAAAGTGACCCGGTATTTTCTACAGTAGACCTTGTGGATTGGTATGAAAAATTAAATAAAAATTATCGCGGCAAAGCGCAAGATTTTGCGCGTTTGTTTGTTGTGCCCGGTATGAACCATTGCAACGGCGGTCCGTCGACAGATCAATTCGATGGGCTTGGCGCATTGGTTAATTGGGTTGAAAAAGGGCAAGCACCCGACACTATTGCGGCCAAGGTGAATCCTGCAAATAAATCACTGCCTGCTAATTGGAGCAAAACTCGTTCAAGAAATTTGTGCCCCTGGCCGAGTATTGCAACTTATAAATCGGGTGATATTGAATCTGCAGCAAGTTTTGCCTGCGTAACGGAGTAA
- a CDS encoding DedA family protein — protein sequence MEFIQLVISFILHIDVHLSELFSQYGLWIYGILFLIIFCETGLVVTPFLPGDSLLFATGALVAISASSGLDINVMAAIVVTAAVLGNIVNYTIGRFFGAQLFRNPNSKVFRQDYLNKARDFYDKHGGVAIIMTRFIPIIRTFAPFVAGMSGMKYPKFIAYNIIGALLWVGIFLYLGYFFGNQPVVRKNFTLLIFGILVVSVLPIFYEAWKAHKAAKSPVK from the coding sequence GTGGAATTTATTCAGTTGGTTATAAGTTTTATTTTGCACATTGATGTCCATTTGTCTGAGCTTTTCAGTCAATACGGTTTATGGATTTATGGCATTTTATTCTTGATTATATTTTGTGAGACAGGCTTGGTCGTAACACCTTTTTTACCCGGCGATTCACTGTTGTTTGCAACAGGTGCGCTGGTTGCCATAAGCGCCAGCAGCGGGCTTGATATCAATGTGATGGCGGCAATTGTTGTTACCGCAGCTGTGTTGGGGAATATTGTTAACTACACGATTGGTCGTTTTTTTGGTGCACAATTATTTCGTAACCCCAATTCAAAAGTGTTCCGGCAAGATTATTTAAACAAGGCGCGCGATTTTTACGATAAGCACGGCGGTGTAGCCATTATCATGACGCGCTTTATTCCCATCATCCGCACCTTCGCACCTTTTGTAGCAGGTATGAGCGGAATGAAATATCCCAAATTTATTGCATACAATATTATCGGCGCGCTTTTGTGGGTGGGTATCTTTTTGTATCTGGGTTATTTCTTTGGCAATCAGCCAGTGGTGAGAAAAAACTTCACCTTGTTAATTTTTGGAATTTTAGTTGTATCTGTACTGCCTATTTTTTATGAGGCCTGGAAAGCGCATAAAGCAGCGAAATCGCCAGTCAAATAA
- a CDS encoding alpha/beta hydrolase, with the protein MTLSLQDLRELARQLPELEFSPAKDCDWPQTDLVQAYLNDYDINFANEFAQVSHGFGCVNVAGFKIATHYWLPENAQGTMLVVHGYYDHVGVFDHPIRFALQHNFAVLAFDLPGHGLSSGEPAAIDSFNQYGDVLAEILQQSAIIMPQPLYALGQSTGCAVLLNYLWRYAIAQDSLACLEKERFEKIALCSPLVLPRGWRGVHMGRYVYAVLRHFIRQISRTFSKSSHDLEFNQFLKDQDLLQARILSLSWVGAMKAWHEMVLHFAPLQNECLIVQGTDDMTVDWRYNLPLLQQKLPNAKIALIADAGHQLVNESDLYRSQVFAAIKQYFFN; encoded by the coding sequence ATGACACTCAGCCTACAGGATTTGCGCGAACTTGCCCGGCAGTTGCCTGAGTTGGAATTTTCGCCAGCCAAAGATTGCGATTGGCCGCAAACAGATCTTGTACAAGCCTACCTCAATGACTACGACATAAATTTCGCGAATGAATTTGCTCAGGTTTCCCACGGCTTTGGGTGCGTAAATGTTGCTGGATTCAAAATAGCCACACATTATTGGTTGCCAGAAAACGCGCAGGGCACAATGCTTGTTGTGCATGGCTATTACGATCATGTTGGAGTTTTTGATCATCCCATTCGGTTTGCGCTGCAACATAATTTTGCAGTGCTCGCTTTTGATTTGCCCGGCCATGGATTAAGTAGTGGCGAGCCAGCGGCAATTGATTCGTTTAATCAATACGGCGACGTGCTCGCCGAAATTTTGCAACAAAGTGCCATCATAATGCCGCAACCTTTATACGCATTGGGCCAGAGTACAGGTTGCGCGGTCTTGTTGAATTATTTGTGGCGTTACGCAATCGCGCAGGATTCCCTAGCTTGTCTAGAAAAGGAGCGTTTTGAAAAAATTGCACTGTGTAGCCCCTTGGTGTTACCACGCGGCTGGCGCGGTGTTCATATGGGGCGTTATGTGTATGCAGTGCTGCGCCACTTTATTCGCCAAATTTCGCGCACTTTTTCCAAAAGTTCGCATGATCTCGAGTTTAATCAATTCCTGAAAGATCAGGATTTATTGCAGGCACGAATACTATCGCTCAGCTGGGTAGGCGCTATGAAGGCCTGGCACGAAATGGTTTTGCACTTTGCTCCTTTGCAAAACGAATGTTTAATCGTGCAAGGCACCGACGATATGACCGTGGATTGGCGATACAATTTACCCTTGTTACAGCAGAAATTACCCAATGCTAAAATTGCCTTAATTGCCGATGCAGGCCATCAATTGGTCAACGAAAGCGATCTGTACCGATCACAAGTTTTCGCAGCTATAAAACAATATTTTTTTAATTAA
- a CDS encoding helix-turn-helix domain-containing protein, translating to MKDHIFNIHDVILLMTAAECILLAIFQAVLPAKNKASSILLTIFLLSVAVSATCVLMLWNNNVRFFALFDHTLLPYFLTSSLLLKGAALYLYVRAITQESFAIDSKKLGHLIPVAIGILWLVIFKIDTHSLVWFRDSANPLPNKWAVDILWGAIKIVPLAYVIAAVWKVRKYVTQLENQYSHFSPTEPGWLSVLTYGFLFSWSLTLLVHIIAEFADPSISDTFGITDNYVGFILINALFTYSVVYAHQLLATKPEVIKEEKTDEKVTSQAIAKVQTGMEIQKLYLKHNLNIEEFSKRIELPIKDVSAVINKHYGTNFFEFMNKYRVEEAKRLLLDEKCAEMTVLDILLQAGFNSKSAFHRFFNRLVGVSPTEFRKQAQKA from the coding sequence ATGAAAGATCATATCTTTAACATCCACGATGTTATTTTGCTCATGACAGCAGCCGAGTGTATTTTACTCGCCATTTTTCAAGCTGTTTTACCCGCCAAAAATAAGGCCTCCAGCATTTTACTTACGATATTTTTATTATCGGTAGCCGTAAGTGCAACCTGTGTGCTTATGCTGTGGAATAACAATGTACGCTTCTTCGCATTATTCGATCACACGCTCTTACCTTATTTTTTAACAAGCTCACTATTGCTGAAAGGCGCTGCGCTCTATTTGTACGTGCGTGCTATTACCCAGGAATCCTTCGCAATCGATTCCAAAAAATTGGGCCACCTCATACCCGTCGCGATTGGAATACTTTGGCTGGTGATTTTTAAAATTGATACGCATTCATTGGTGTGGTTCCGCGATTCAGCCAATCCCCTTCCCAATAAATGGGCCGTCGATATTTTGTGGGGCGCAATCAAAATTGTACCGCTCGCCTACGTAATCGCAGCCGTATGGAAAGTGCGCAAATATGTCACCCAATTAGAAAACCAATATTCACATTTTTCTCCTACCGAACCGGGCTGGCTCAGTGTTTTGACCTACGGATTTTTATTTAGCTGGAGCCTCACCCTGCTCGTTCACATAATCGCAGAATTTGCAGACCCTTCTATTTCCGATACCTTCGGCATTACCGACAACTATGTAGGTTTTATTTTAATTAACGCCCTCTTTACCTACAGCGTGGTATACGCCCACCAATTACTCGCGACAAAACCGGAAGTCATTAAAGAAGAAAAAACCGACGAAAAAGTCACCAGCCAAGCTATAGCAAAAGTACAGACGGGCATGGAGATTCAAAAACTCTATTTAAAACACAATTTAAATATCGAAGAATTTTCCAAACGCATTGAATTGCCCATCAAAGACGTATCAGCCGTTATCAACAAACATTACGGCACCAACTTTTTTGAGTTTATGAATAAGTATCGAGTAGAGGAAGCCAAACGTTTATTGCTGGATGAGAAATGCGCAGAAATGACAGTACTGGATATTTTGTTGCAAGCCGGCTTTAACAGTAAATCGGCGTTCCACAGATTTTTTAACCGGTTGGTGGGAGTTTCACCTACAGAGTTTAGGAAGCAGGCTCAAAAGGCGTA